From the genome of Candidatus Dormiibacterota bacterium, one region includes:
- a CDS encoding CoA ester lyase, with the protein MRRPGHRAARRSGRIPRSAPVVGIRPRRRALLFCPATDRRKLEKAATLGADGLIIDLEDGVARSRKAEARAAAARALTELDFGRTERLVRVNPPGSGQEDDVRATAGGRRPPDGYVLPKVDSAAQIKAFARLLLGVERRARLPPGRIRILAIIESALGIVNLASIAASDPRLDALLFGAEDLCGDMGAVRTREGREVAFARSAVAIHAAARRLQAIDTPFVDLKDIQGLVAETREALSLGYTGKMAIHPGQVEPIQETLTPLPQEVEEARRLIDEHERQQEKGTGVFALEGRMVDMPMVRAARAVLARAGAATEARGRRS; encoded by the coding sequence GTGAGGCGCCCGGGACACCGGGCCGCCCGGCGATCCGGGCGGATCCCGCGGTCCGCCCCGGTCGTGGGGATCAGGCCCCGCCGCCGCGCCCTCCTGTTCTGTCCCGCCACCGATCGGAGGAAGCTCGAAAAGGCGGCGACCCTCGGGGCGGACGGCCTGATCATCGACCTCGAGGACGGGGTGGCGCGATCGCGCAAGGCCGAGGCTCGCGCGGCGGCGGCGCGCGCGCTCACGGAACTGGACTTCGGCCGGACCGAGCGCCTGGTGCGGGTGAATCCCCCCGGCTCCGGACAGGAGGACGACGTGCGGGCGACCGCGGGGGGCCGCCGGCCGCCGGACGGCTATGTCCTCCCCAAGGTCGATTCGGCTGCTCAGATCAAGGCGTTCGCCCGGTTGCTTCTGGGTGTCGAACGGCGGGCCCGGCTGCCGCCGGGGAGGATACGCATCCTGGCCATCATCGAGTCGGCGCTCGGGATCGTCAACCTCGCGTCGATCGCCGCGAGCGATCCGCGGCTGGACGCCCTGCTGTTCGGAGCGGAGGACCTGTGCGGCGACATGGGGGCCGTGCGGACGCGCGAAGGACGCGAGGTCGCGTTCGCGCGCTCCGCCGTGGCGATCCACGCGGCCGCGCGACGCCTTCAGGCGATCGACACCCCTTTTGTCGATCTGAAGGATATCCAGGGGCTGGTTGCCGAAACGCGCGAGGCGCTCAGCCTCGGATACACCGGCAAGATGGCCATCCATCCGGGACAGGTCGAGCCGATCCAGGAGACGCTGACGCCGCTCCCGCAGGAGGTCGAAGAGGCCCGGCGCCTGATCGACGAGCACGAACGACAGCAGGAGAAGGGGACGGGGGTGTTCGCCCTGGAAGGGCGGATGGTCGACATGCCGATGGTGCGCGCGGCCCGGGCCGTCCTGGCGAGGGCGGGCGCCGCCACGGAGGCTCGCGGTCGCCGATCCTAG
- a CDS encoding MBL fold metallo-hydrolase → MDPGWLSNAYLVADRDGGTAVIVDSGAPLRPLFQAIERHRLKVAAILTTHRHLDHIQGHAELGRRTGAPVYALAPETPHVPSALALEPEGESSWGGLTVRVVPLPGHTAGHAGYLLEDVGLFTGDCLFAGSLGGTVGAGASGFEDARRAVLRILSLPDGTRIHPGHAGPTSVGSERAGNPFIRVLTGRDAEGEGRCTALGHPARLVVLARDYDGGTKAWVRFDDGQDALVPGSRVVLPDAP, encoded by the coding sequence ATGGATCCCGGATGGCTGTCGAACGCCTACCTCGTGGCGGACCGGGACGGGGGCACCGCCGTCATCGTCGACAGCGGCGCGCCGCTTCGTCCCCTGTTCCAGGCGATCGAGCGTCACCGTCTGAAAGTGGCGGCGATCCTGACCACGCACCGCCACCTGGATCACATCCAGGGGCACGCCGAGCTGGGACGCCGGACCGGGGCGCCGGTGTACGCGCTCGCTCCCGAGACTCCGCACGTCCCCTCCGCCCTGGCCCTCGAGCCGGAAGGGGAGAGCTCCTGGGGCGGCCTGACCGTTCGCGTCGTGCCGCTTCCGGGCCACACCGCGGGGCACGCCGGATATCTCCTCGAGGATGTCGGTCTGTTCACCGGAGACTGCCTGTTCGCCGGGTCGCTCGGGGGGACCGTCGGCGCCGGCGCCAGCGGCTTCGAGGATGCGCGCCGCGCGGTCCTGCGGATTCTTTCCCTCCCGGACGGGACTCGCATCCATCCGGGACACGCCGGCCCGACCAGCGTCGGGTCGGAGCGCGCCGGGAACCCGTTCATCCGCGTGCTGACGGGACGGGACGCGGAAGGGGAGGGTCGTTGCACGGCCCTCGGCCATCCCGCCCGCCTGGTCGTCCTGGCGCGCGACTACGACGGCGGAACCAAGGCCTGGGTCCGCTTCGACGACGGGCAGGACGCTCTGGTGCCCGGCAGCCGCGTGGTCCTCCCGGACGCTCCTTGA
- a CDS encoding biotin/lipoyl-containing protein, with protein MGSRRRLPDGSAVMLLRYSLGEAIRAVRIETRNGGFRASVDDRSFDVALIRSDDPSFQLRIDGRTVAAIVVRDGDRLIVKIDDADPVTLVRSARPRAGGRVAGGLDGRLTAVMDGQVAAVLVRPGERVDAGAPLVVLEAMKMEMKVVAPFAGRVRAVSCAPGDVVERSRVLVEIDPEPDAGAGS; from the coding sequence GTGGGATCGCGGCGACGGCTTCCGGACGGGAGCGCCGTGATGCTCCTGCGCTACAGCCTGGGAGAGGCGATCAGGGCGGTGCGCATCGAAACGCGAAACGGCGGGTTTCGGGCGAGCGTTGACGATCGATCATTCGATGTCGCGCTGATCCGCTCGGACGACCCGTCGTTTCAGCTTCGCATCGACGGCCGCACGGTTGCGGCGATCGTCGTCAGGGACGGCGACCGCCTGATCGTCAAGATCGACGATGCCGACCCGGTGACCCTCGTGCGGTCCGCGAGACCGCGCGCGGGCGGACGCGTCGCCGGCGGCCTCGACGGACGTCTGACGGCCGTCATGGACGGTCAGGTGGCGGCTGTCCTGGTGAGACCGGGCGAACGCGTCGACGCCGGGGCGCCTCTCGTGGTTCTCGAGGCCATGAAGATGGAGATGAAGGTGGTCGCCCCATTCGCCGGCCGCGTGCGGGCGGTGTCGTGCGCGCCGGGGGACGTGGTCGAGCGCAGCCGCGTCCTGGTCGAGATCGATCCGGAGCCTGACGCCGGCGCAGGTTCCTAG
- a CDS encoding acylphosphatase, whose protein sequence is MKATRFLVSGIVQGVGYRFFTARAARSLGIHGYVRNLPDGRVEVVAAGTEDALREFQEVLRRGPAGALVDNAAASESALDNEMDGFEIRH, encoded by the coding sequence ATGAAAGCCACCCGGTTCCTGGTCAGCGGTATCGTGCAGGGTGTCGGATACCGATTCTTCACCGCGCGCGCGGCCAGGAGCCTCGGGATCCACGGTTACGTTCGCAATCTTCCCGACGGCCGGGTCGAAGTCGTGGCCGCGGGAACGGAGGACGCTCTCCGGGAGTTCCAGGAGGTCCTGCGGCGGGGGCCGGCGGGGGCGCTGGTGGACAACGCCGCCGCTTCGGAGTCGGCGCTGGACAACGAGATGGACGGGTTCGAGATCCGCCATTGA
- the ggt gene encoding gamma-glutamyltransferase, translating into MKRSAARGISAACLTVSLALGCLPQAPAPPSAGAPPVFAAGAVASGEPAATRVGIEILRAGGNAADAAVGVALALAVVHPQAGNLGGGGFAVVKTGDSVAALDFRETAPRAATETMFLDRNGSPIDEASVVGPLAAGVPGSPDGLFELHRRYGRLPWHAVVSPALALARDGFTVTPRLQEAIEWYKETLARFPETARVWLQDGKPPAAGSLLRLPELAATLRLYLERGPDALTSGDVAAAVESASRAHGGVLTAADLASYRPVWREPLRFKAFGWELASMPLPSSGGIILAQSLAILETLRYPQRPRGSAERDHLLAETWRRAYADRFVLGDPENARAGEAQLLSDGWIARRAADIDPSKATPSRDIRPWPGQPVSAADGGMRPAATTHLSVADGSGMVVSLTTTLNEWFGCGLYVPGAGFFLNDEMDDFVTAPGRPNLYGLVQGDANAVRPGARMLSSMSPVVAWRGGETIALGSRGGSRIPTVITQVLLNLIVDGDSLQMALDRPRIHHQWLPDEIVAEKDALSPDEMSGLIRRGHNVRPSDGLGEVAAVRVFTNSRMEAAADTRRNPGGADVLAAREAPGTAGPPP; encoded by the coding sequence GTGAAACGAAGCGCGGCGAGGGGGATCTCTGCGGCGTGTCTGACCGTTTCCCTGGCGCTGGGCTGCCTGCCCCAGGCGCCCGCCCCGCCTTCGGCCGGCGCCCCGCCGGTCTTCGCCGCCGGCGCCGTCGCTTCGGGGGAGCCTGCGGCAACCCGGGTCGGAATCGAGATTCTTCGTGCCGGCGGCAACGCGGCCGACGCCGCCGTCGGCGTGGCCCTCGCTCTCGCGGTCGTGCACCCGCAGGCGGGGAACCTCGGCGGCGGCGGATTCGCGGTCGTCAAGACCGGTGACAGCGTGGCGGCTCTCGATTTCCGGGAGACGGCGCCCCGGGCCGCCACCGAGACGATGTTTCTGGACCGGAACGGCTCGCCCATCGATGAGGCGTCGGTCGTGGGTCCTCTCGCCGCCGGCGTCCCCGGGTCCCCCGACGGTCTGTTCGAGCTGCACCGGCGCTACGGCCGCCTCCCGTGGCACGCCGTCGTGTCACCGGCGCTCGCGCTCGCGCGCGACGGGTTCACCGTCACACCCCGGCTGCAGGAGGCGATCGAGTGGTACAAGGAGACCCTGGCGCGCTTTCCCGAGACGGCGAGGGTCTGGCTTCAGGACGGGAAGCCGCCCGCCGCCGGCAGCCTGCTCCGTCTCCCGGAGCTCGCGGCGACGCTGCGTCTCTACCTGGAGCGCGGGCCGGACGCGCTGACGTCCGGCGACGTGGCCGCCGCGGTGGAGTCGGCGTCCCGCGCACACGGTGGCGTCCTGACCGCCGCCGACCTCGCGTCGTATCGCCCCGTGTGGCGGGAGCCTCTGCGGTTCAAGGCCTTCGGATGGGAGCTCGCCTCGATGCCCCTCCCGTCCTCCGGCGGGATCATCCTGGCGCAGAGCCTGGCGATCCTCGAGACGCTGCGCTACCCGCAGCGCCCCCGGGGGAGCGCCGAGCGCGATCATCTCCTGGCCGAGACCTGGAGGCGGGCCTACGCCGATCGCTTCGTCCTCGGCGATCCGGAGAACGCGCGCGCGGGGGAGGCGCAGCTGCTCTCGGACGGCTGGATCGCCCGGCGCGCGGCCGACATCGACCCGTCCAAGGCGACTCCGTCCCGGGACATCCGTCCGTGGCCGGGACAGCCGGTGTCCGCCGCCGACGGCGGCATGAGGCCGGCGGCGACGACGCACCTCTCCGTGGCCGACGGCTCGGGGATGGTCGTGTCGTTGACTACGACGCTCAACGAGTGGTTCGGCTGCGGTCTGTACGTGCCCGGGGCGGGATTCTTTCTGAACGACGAGATGGACGATTTCGTGACCGCGCCGGGGCGTCCGAACCTGTACGGTCTCGTCCAGGGGGATGCCAACGCGGTCCGTCCCGGCGCGCGCATGCTCTCCTCGATGAGCCCGGTGGTCGCCTGGCGCGGTGGCGAGACGATCGCGCTCGGCTCGCGCGGCGGCTCGCGCATCCCGACGGTGATCACGCAGGTCCTGCTGAACCTGATCGTCGACGGGGATTCTCTCCAGATGGCGCTCGATCGGCCGCGCATCCACCACCAGTGGCTTCCCGACGAGATCGTCGCGGAAAAGGACGCGCTGTCGCCGGACGAGATGTCCGGGCTGATCCGCCGGGGTCACAACGTGCGCCCGTCGGACGGACTGGGCGAGGTGGCCGCCGTTCGTGTTTTCACGAACAGCCGCATGGAGGCGGCGGCCGACACGAGGCGGAACCCGGGCGGGGCGGACGTTCTGGCGGCACGAGAAGCGCCCGGCACGGCCGGACCGCCTCCCTGA
- a CDS encoding MaoC family dehydratase has protein sequence MPGKHFDDLATGQVHRHTTGRTITESDNTLFCALTMNTQPLHLNQDFAAKSEFGQRIVNGIFTLGLVVGLTVSDLTEGTIVANLSYDRVVHPRPVFLGDTLYAESEILETRPSASKPDRGIVRLRHRGLNQRGEVVIEVDRTVLFLRRPSP, from the coding sequence ATGCCCGGCAAGCATTTCGACGATCTCGCCACCGGTCAGGTCCACCGGCACACGACCGGCCGGACGATCACCGAGTCCGACAACACGCTGTTCTGCGCGCTGACCATGAACACTCAGCCGCTGCACCTCAACCAGGACTTCGCGGCGAAAAGCGAGTTCGGCCAGAGGATCGTCAACGGGATCTTCACCCTCGGACTGGTCGTCGGTCTGACGGTCTCCGATCTCACGGAGGGGACGATTGTCGCGAACCTCAGCTACGACCGCGTGGTCCACCCTCGTCCCGTCTTCCTCGGCGACACTCTTTACGCCGAGTCGGAGATCCTCGAGACACGACCGTCGGCATCGAAGCCGGACCGTGGCATCGTCCGTCTGCGTCACCGCGGCCTGAATCAGCGCGGCGAGGTCGTGATCGAGGTGGACCGCACGGTGCTCTTCCTGCGGCGACCATCGCCGTGA
- a CDS encoding adenine phosphoribosyltransferase, with the protein MDLRTYIRDVPDFPKKGIVFKDITPLLGDKDALHYALNALADRFKDRGIDKVVGIESRGYIFAPAIALGLGAGFVPVRKPGKLPWRTVVEEYELEYGKDRLEIHVDAIRPGERVLIVDDLLATGGTASAAHRLVKRLEGIVLGSGFLVELAFLEGRARLPGMDVVSLIQY; encoded by the coding sequence ATGGACCTCAGGACATACATCCGCGACGTGCCGGATTTTCCCAAGAAGGGAATCGTCTTCAAGGACATCACCCCTCTCCTGGGCGACAAGGATGCCCTGCACTACGCCCTCAACGCTCTCGCCGATCGGTTCAAGGATCGCGGCATCGACAAGGTCGTCGGCATCGAATCGCGCGGCTACATCTTCGCGCCCGCCATCGCGCTGGGTCTCGGGGCGGGATTCGTGCCCGTGCGGAAGCCGGGAAAGCTCCCGTGGCGGACGGTGGTGGAGGAATACGAGCTCGAGTACGGCAAGGATCGTCTCGAGATCCACGTCGATGCGATCCGCCCGGGGGAAAGGGTGCTGATCGTCGACGATCTCCTGGCGACTGGGGGCACCGCCTCGGCGGCGCACAGGCTCGTGAAGCGCCTGGAGGGCATCGTCCTCGGATCCGGTTTCCTCGTCGAGCTGGCCTTTCTCGAGGGACGCGCCCGTCTGCCGGGGATGGACGTCGTCAGCCTGATCCAGTACTGA
- a CDS encoding tetratricopeptide repeat protein, translated as MKKTERHQIKRDELVTAIERGTFYVENHARRLAIATVALVILAAGLFGGWVWWSGREDKASFVLGEIIQTYRAPVSVSLDALQQSTPGARTFSSVEAKDLEVVKLADEILGRYGSSHAAPKALYYKGLALAEMKKTEDAGKALQELLSRYAGDFLAPLARFELARLKEAHGNPSEALIQYQALAEDAQSFFPREEGLMGVGRCQEALGRRGDALKTYQKIVSDFPNSDYQFEAKKKVEELS; from the coding sequence ATGAAGAAGACGGAACGACACCAGATCAAGCGCGACGAACTGGTCACGGCCATCGAGAGGGGCACGTTCTACGTCGAGAACCACGCCCGGCGGCTGGCGATCGCGACCGTGGCCCTGGTCATCCTGGCGGCCGGTCTCTTCGGAGGCTGGGTCTGGTGGTCGGGCCGGGAAGACAAGGCCTCGTTCGTGCTCGGAGAGATCATCCAGACGTACCGGGCCCCCGTGTCGGTCTCGCTCGATGCGCTCCAGCAGTCCACGCCCGGCGCAAGGACCTTTTCGTCGGTCGAGGCGAAAGACCTGGAGGTGGTGAAGCTGGCCGACGAGATCCTCGGGCGCTATGGATCGTCGCACGCGGCTCCGAAGGCGCTGTATTACAAGGGGCTGGCGCTGGCCGAGATGAAAAAGACGGAGGACGCGGGCAAGGCGCTGCAGGAGCTGCTGTCGAGATACGCAGGTGATTTTCTCGCGCCCCTGGCGCGTTTCGAGCTGGCGCGCCTGAAGGAGGCCCACGGAAATCCCTCGGAGGCGCTGATCCAGTACCAAGCCCTGGCCGAGGACGCGCAGAGTTTCTTCCCGAGGGAGGAGGGCCTCATGGGTGTGGGGCGCTGCCAGGAGGCGCTCGGTCGCCGGGGGGATGCGCTCAAGACCTACCAGAAGATCGTCAGCGACTTTCCCAATTCCGATTACCAGTTCGAGGCGAAGAAGAAGGTCGAAGAGCTCTCGTAG
- a CDS encoding amidohydrolase: MPASRGLRRLSLLACMLLSLAPVHAAGVSAPAVDSFIDKEYTSLDSLYRDLHVHPELSLHEQETAARIASELKAAGFEVSTGVGGNGVVAVLRNGKGPTVMWRSDLDALPVKEETGLPYASAVTTTDDTGRQVPVMHACGHDIHMTTLVGLARGLKMFQARWSGTAILIGQPAEERVMGAQAMIKDGLFTRFPRPDVILALHVKADLAVGVIGYRAGPAFANVDSVDIRVYGLGGHGASPHKTVDPIVIAARIVMALQTIVAREIDPIEAAVVTVGSIHGGTKHNIIPDTVDLQLTVRSYTEETRRRLLDGIRRNVLAEAQGAGAPKPPDIAIGESTPATVNDPDLVRRTVAELKKAFGDDRVVEVPPVMGSEDFTYYGRERIPIFMFNLGTIPRERIDESTRPDGKPLPSLHSSQYAPEREGSIRSGVRAALVAVLGLLQAR, translated from the coding sequence ATGCCTGCCTCCCGAGGCCTGCGGCGCCTGTCCCTTCTCGCCTGCATGCTCCTGTCCCTCGCACCGGTCCACGCCGCGGGTGTTTCGGCGCCGGCCGTCGATTCGTTCATCGACAAGGAGTACACCTCCCTCGACTCTCTGTACCGGGACCTTCATGTCCATCCCGAACTGTCCCTGCACGAGCAGGAGACGGCCGCGCGGATCGCCTCCGAGCTGAAGGCGGCCGGCTTCGAGGTGAGCACGGGGGTCGGAGGGAACGGAGTCGTCGCCGTGCTGCGGAACGGCAAGGGACCGACGGTGATGTGGCGCTCCGACCTCGACGCGCTGCCGGTCAAGGAGGAGACCGGTCTTCCCTACGCCAGCGCGGTCACGACGACCGACGATACCGGCCGACAGGTCCCGGTCATGCACGCCTGCGGGCACGACATCCATATGACCACGCTCGTCGGACTGGCACGGGGGCTCAAGATGTTTCAGGCACGCTGGTCGGGGACGGCGATCCTGATCGGACAGCCGGCGGAAGAGAGGGTGATGGGTGCCCAGGCGATGATCAAGGATGGCCTGTTCACCCGTTTCCCGCGTCCGGACGTCATCCTGGCCCTGCACGTGAAAGCGGACCTGGCGGTGGGGGTCATCGGCTACCGCGCCGGGCCGGCGTTCGCCAACGTCGACAGCGTGGACATCCGGGTCTACGGTCTCGGGGGGCACGGTGCGTCGCCGCACAAGACCGTCGATCCGATCGTGATCGCGGCCCGCATCGTCATGGCCCTGCAGACGATCGTGGCGCGGGAGATCGACCCGATCGAGGCGGCAGTCGTGACGGTCGGATCGATCCATGGGGGGACGAAACACAACATCATTCCCGACACGGTCGATCTGCAGCTGACCGTCCGCTCCTACACCGAGGAGACGCGGAGAAGGCTCCTGGACGGGATTCGCCGCAACGTCCTGGCGGAGGCGCAGGGGGCGGGGGCGCCGAAGCCGCCCGACATCGCGATCGGCGAGAGCACCCCGGCGACGGTCAACGATCCCGATCTGGTCCGGCGCACCGTGGCGGAGCTGAAGAAGGCCTTCGGCGACGACCGGGTCGTCGAGGTCCCGCCGGTCATGGGATCGGAGGACTTCACCTATTACGGCCGCGAGCGGATCCCGATCTTCATGTTCAACCTCGGGACGATCCCGCGCGAACGCATCGACGAGAGTACCCGCCCCGACGGCAAGCCGCTGCCGTCTCTGCACTCATCGCAGTACGCTCCGGAACGGGAAGGCTCCATCCGCTCCGGCGTGCGAGCGGCGCTCGTGGCCGTCCTCGGGCTGCTGCAGGCGCGCTGA
- a CDS encoding carboxyl transferase domain-containing protein, with protein MVPIESKIRTDDPAFRANAEFNTALADELKSHLARVRRGGDAPAHDRHRQQNKLFVRDRIERLLDPGSPFLELSPLAAHGMYDDEAPSAGIVTGIGRVSGRECLIVANDATVKGGTYYPMTVKKHLRAQSIAAENRLPCLYLVDSGGAFLPLQADVFPDREHFGRIFFNQARMSALGVPQIAVVMGSCTAGGAYVPAMSDETIIVKGTGTIFLGGPPLVKAATGREVTAEELGGADVHARKSGVADHYALDDEDALDRARQIVATLNRKKRVTLEVAPPEEPIFDPREIYGIVPRSLREIYDAREVIARMVDGSRFREFKALYGTTLVCGFARIEGYPVGILANNGVLFSESALKGTHFIELCAARGIPILFLQNITGFMVGKEYEEGGIAKDGAKLVHAVANAAVPKITVILGGSFGAGNYGMCGRAYDPRFLFMWPNARISVMGKEQAASVLLTVQKEQRARRGEAPLSTAEAGTFQQPILDSYEREGSPYYSTARLWDDGILDPPETRRVLGLALSACLNAPIEATRFGVFRM; from the coding sequence ATGGTCCCGATCGAATCGAAAATCCGCACCGATGATCCCGCCTTCCGGGCGAACGCGGAATTCAACACGGCCCTCGCCGACGAGCTGAAGAGCCACCTCGCGCGGGTCCGCCGCGGCGGCGACGCTCCGGCGCACGACAGGCACCGGCAGCAGAACAAGCTTTTCGTCCGCGATCGGATCGAAAGGCTCCTCGATCCCGGGTCGCCCTTCCTCGAGCTCTCGCCGCTCGCGGCGCACGGGATGTACGACGATGAGGCCCCATCGGCCGGCATCGTCACGGGCATCGGACGCGTGTCGGGTCGCGAATGCCTCATCGTCGCCAACGACGCGACCGTGAAGGGTGGGACCTACTACCCGATGACGGTCAAGAAACACTTGCGGGCCCAGAGCATCGCCGCGGAGAACCGCCTGCCCTGCCTGTACCTGGTCGATTCGGGCGGCGCGTTCCTGCCGCTGCAGGCTGACGTGTTTCCCGACCGCGAGCACTTCGGCCGCATCTTCTTCAACCAGGCGCGCATGAGCGCCCTGGGCGTTCCCCAGATCGCCGTCGTCATGGGGTCCTGCACCGCCGGCGGCGCCTACGTCCCGGCCATGAGCGACGAGACGATCATCGTGAAGGGCACCGGCACGATCTTCCTGGGCGGGCCGCCCCTGGTGAAGGCGGCCACGGGCCGTGAGGTGACGGCCGAGGAGCTCGGCGGGGCGGACGTGCACGCGCGCAAGTCCGGTGTCGCCGATCACTACGCGCTCGACGACGAGGACGCGCTCGACCGGGCGCGGCAGATCGTCGCCACCCTGAACCGGAAGAAGCGCGTGACGCTCGAGGTCGCCCCCCCCGAGGAGCCGATCTTCGATCCCCGCGAGATTTACGGCATCGTGCCGCGCAGTCTCCGGGAGATCTACGACGCGCGCGAGGTGATCGCCCGCATGGTGGACGGAAGCCGCTTCCGGGAGTTCAAGGCGCTGTACGGCACCACGCTGGTGTGCGGTTTCGCGCGCATCGAGGGGTACCCGGTCGGGATACTGGCGAACAACGGCGTGCTGTTCAGCGAGAGCGCCCTCAAGGGGACGCACTTCATCGAGCTGTGCGCCGCGCGTGGCATCCCGATCCTGTTCCTGCAGAACATCACCGGCTTCATGGTGGGGAAGGAGTACGAGGAGGGCGGTATCGCCAAGGACGGCGCGAAGCTCGTGCACGCCGTCGCCAACGCCGCCGTCCCCAAGATCACCGTCATCCTGGGCGGGTCGTTCGGTGCCGGGAACTATGGGATGTGCGGGCGGGCCTACGACCCCCGCTTCCTCTTCATGTGGCCGAACGCCCGCATCAGCGTGATGGGGAAGGAGCAGGCCGCGAGTGTGCTCCTCACCGTACAGAAGGAGCAGCGGGCCCGCCGGGGGGAGGCCCCGCTCTCGACCGCGGAAGCCGGAACCTTCCAGCAACCGATCCTGGACAGCTACGAGCGCGAGGGGAGTCCGTATTATTCGACGGCGCGCCTGTGGGACGACGGCATCCTCGACCCGCCGGAGACCCGGCGCGTTCTGGGGCTGGCCCTGTCGGCCTGCCTGAACGCCCCGATCGAGGCGACGCGCTTCGGCGTGTTCCGGATGTGA
- a CDS encoding acetyl-CoA carboxylase biotin carboxylase subunit, protein MPSRPITRLLIANRGEIAVRIARACRELGILPVAVASEADRGALHTRVAATTVPIGPAPAAESYLRMDRLISAARDFRCEAIHPGYGFLAQSAEFAEAVERAGLIFVGPGPASLKLMGDKMAARRAMAAAGVPVIPGWEGTGEEEATVLRREADRIGYPVLVKAAAGGGGRGMRVVATPDDLEAAVASARRESLKAFGDARLFLERVVDQARHVEVQILADAHGECIHLFERECSIQRRFQKIVEESPSPLLDEGQRAEMARSAVTAARACGYVNAGTIEFLVDRGHRYFFLEMNTRIQVEHPVTEMVTGVDLVQAQIRIASGEPLPVRQEGVTRRGHAIECRVNAEDPAREFAPCSGRVLHASFPSGPGIRVDAGLATGDRVTPYYDSLVAKIIVQAPDRPAALERMREALGRTAILGVETNIAYLRAILAHPLFQKGEATTTFTERELASWRPAGTPPTDDALVVAAVVDVLRARSDSARFDAPLENEEEDSHSPWDRGDGFRTGAP, encoded by the coding sequence GTGCCGTCCCGCCCTATCACCCGGCTCCTGATCGCCAACCGCGGCGAGATCGCCGTGCGGATCGCGCGCGCCTGCCGCGAGCTCGGCATCCTGCCGGTCGCCGTCGCCAGCGAGGCCGACCGCGGCGCCCTGCACACGCGTGTCGCTGCGACGACCGTCCCGATCGGTCCGGCGCCGGCGGCCGAGAGTTATCTCCGCATGGATCGGCTGATCTCGGCGGCCCGCGACTTCCGCTGCGAGGCGATCCATCCGGGCTATGGCTTCCTCGCGCAGAGCGCCGAGTTCGCCGAGGCGGTGGAGCGAGCCGGTCTCATCTTCGTCGGACCGGGTCCGGCCTCCCTGAAGCTGATGGGCGACAAGATGGCCGCGCGGCGCGCCATGGCGGCGGCGGGCGTTCCGGTGATCCCCGGCTGGGAAGGGACAGGTGAGGAGGAGGCCACCGTGCTCCGTCGCGAAGCGGATCGCATCGGCTATCCGGTCCTCGTGAAGGCGGCCGCCGGGGGCGGCGGCCGGGGCATGCGGGTCGTCGCCACGCCCGACGACCTGGAGGCGGCCGTCGCAAGCGCCCGGCGCGAGTCGCTCAAGGCGTTCGGCGATGCCCGTTTGTTCCTGGAGAGAGTCGTCGACCAGGCCCGTCACGTCGAGGTGCAGATTCTGGCGGACGCGCACGGGGAGTGCATCCATCTGTTCGAGCGCGAGTGCTCGATCCAGAGGCGTTTCCAGAAGATCGTCGAAGAGTCGCCTTCACCGCTCCTGGACGAGGGACAGCGCGCCGAGATGGCGCGATCCGCGGTCACCGCGGCGCGCGCCTGCGGCTACGTCAACGCCGGGACGATCGAATTTCTCGTCGACCGCGGCCACCGGTATTTTTTTCTCGAGATGAACACGCGTATCCAGGTGGAGCATCCGGTCACGGAGATGGTCACGGGAGTCGACCTGGTGCAGGCGCAGATCCGCATCGCTTCCGGCGAACCGCTCCCCGTGCGTCAGGAGGGGGTCACGCGGCGCGGGCACGCGATCGAGTGCCGCGTGAACGCCGAGGATCCGGCGCGCGAGTTCGCTCCGTGCAGCGGCAGGGTTCTGCACGCGTCTTTTCCGTCCGGCCCCGGCATCCGCGTGGACGCGGGCCTGGCGACCGGCGACCGCGTGACTCCGTATTACGACTCCCTGGTCGCGAAGATCATCGTCCAGGCGCCGGACAGGCCGGCGGCCCTCGAGCGCATGCGGGAGGCGCTCGGCAGGACGGCGATCCTCGGGGTCGAGACCAACATCGCGTATCTGAGGGCGATTCTGGCGCACCCCCTGTTCCAGAAGGGCGAAGCGACCACGACGTTCACCGAGCGGGAGCTGGCCTCGTGGCGTCCCGCGGGGACCCCCCCGACCGACGACGCGCTCGTCGTCGCGGCGGTCGTCGACGTCCTCCGCGCGCGGTCGGATTCGGCGAGGTTCGACGCCCCCCTGGAGAACGAGGAGGAGGACTCCCACAGCCCGTGGGATCGCGGCGACGGCTTCCGGACGGGAGCGCCGTGA